The following are encoded in a window of Flavobacteriales bacterium genomic DNA:
- the ettA gene encoding energy-dependent translational throttle protein EttA, protein MAEEGRQIIFNMVKVGKTLPTGKKILNDIYLGFYYGAKIGILGLNGSGKSTLMRIIAGKEKNFDGEIHLSPGYTIGHLEQEPEVDESKTVIEVVREGVQPIMDLLKEYEEVNNKFADEDILNDPDKMDKLIARQAALQDRIEVSDAWNIDQKLEVAMDALRCPDSDTPIKVLSGGERRRVALCRLLLQNPDILLLDEPTNHLDAESVAWLELHLQQYKGTVIAITHDRYFLDNVAGWILELDRGEGIPYQGNYTNWLEQKTARMAQEEKQESKRQRVLKQELEWVRSNASARRTKSKARLQNYEKLQSESVKEKEAKLEIFIPNGPRLGDKVIEFKDVSKGYDDRLLIDKLTFALPPAGIVGIIGPNGAGKTTLFRMIMGQEKPDSGSITIGETVQIAYVDQSHDDLKPDRTVYDVISGGLENLTFGNVVMNTRAYLGRFNFTGQDQSKKVGVLSGGERNRLHLAMTVKQSSNVLLLDEPTNDLDVNTLRALEEAIQDYSGCAVIISHDRWFLDRVCTHILAFEGDSQVYWFEGGFTDYEENRKKRLGGDIVPHRIKYRKLVRG, encoded by the coding sequence ATGGCTGAAGAAGGACGCCAGATCATCTTCAACATGGTGAAAGTGGGGAAGACCCTGCCCACCGGGAAGAAGATCCTCAATGACATCTACCTGGGCTTCTACTACGGGGCCAAGATCGGGATCCTCGGTCTCAATGGATCGGGGAAATCCACGCTCATGCGCATCATCGCGGGCAAGGAGAAGAATTTCGACGGTGAGATACACCTCAGCCCCGGCTACACCATCGGCCACCTGGAGCAGGAGCCGGAGGTGGACGAAAGCAAGACCGTGATCGAAGTGGTGCGAGAGGGTGTGCAGCCCATCATGGACCTGCTGAAGGAGTACGAGGAGGTGAACAACAAGTTCGCCGATGAGGACATCCTGAACGATCCCGACAAGATGGACAAGCTCATCGCGCGGCAGGCGGCGCTACAGGACAGGATCGAGGTGAGCGATGCGTGGAACATCGACCAGAAGCTGGAGGTGGCCATGGACGCGCTGCGCTGCCCGGACAGCGATACGCCGATCAAGGTGCTCAGCGGTGGTGAGCGCCGCCGGGTGGCCCTCTGCCGCCTGCTGTTGCAGAACCCCGACATCCTGCTGCTGGATGAGCCCACCAACCACCTGGATGCCGAGAGCGTGGCCTGGTTGGAACTGCACCTGCAGCAGTACAAGGGCACCGTCATCGCCATTACGCACGACCGCTATTTCCTGGACAACGTGGCGGGCTGGATCCTGGAACTGGACCGTGGCGAAGGGATCCCTTACCAGGGCAATTACACCAACTGGCTGGAGCAGAAGACCGCGCGCATGGCCCAGGAGGAGAAACAGGAGAGCAAACGCCAGCGCGTGCTGAAGCAGGAACTGGAGTGGGTGCGCAGCAACGCCAGCGCGCGCCGCACCAAGAGCAAGGCCCGTCTGCAGAATTACGAGAAACTGCAGAGCGAGAGCGTGAAGGAGAAGGAGGCCAAGCTGGAGATCTTCATCCCCAACGGGCCGCGTCTCGGCGACAAGGTCATCGAGTTCAAGGACGTGAGCAAGGGCTACGACGACCGGCTGCTGATCGACAAGCTCACCTTCGCGTTGCCCCCGGCGGGCATCGTGGGCATCATCGGTCCCAACGGCGCGGGCAAGACCACGCTCTTCCGCATGATCATGGGGCAGGAGAAGCCCGACAGCGGCAGCATCACCATCGGTGAGACCGTACAGATCGCCTATGTGGACCAGAGCCACGACGACCTGAAGCCGGACCGGACCGTGTACGACGTGATCAGCGGCGGGCTGGAGAACCTCACCTTCGGCAATGTGGTGATGAACACCCGCGCCTACCTGGGCCGCTTCAACTTCACCGGACAGGACCAGAGCAAGAAGGTGGGCGTGCTGTCCGGTGGCGAACGCAATCGGTTGCACCTGGCCATGACCGTGAAGCAGAGCAGCAACGTGCTGTTGCTGGACGAACCCACGAACGACCTGGACGTGAACACACTGCGTGCGCTGGAGGAAGCCATCCAGGACTACAGCGGATGCGCGGTCATCATCAGCCACGACCGCTGGTTCCTCGATCGTGTATGCACCCACATCCTCGCCTTCGAGGGCGACAGCCAGGTGTACTGGTTCGAGGGCGGCTTCACGGACTACGAGGAGAACCGCAAGAAGCGACTGGGCGGCGACATTGTTCCGCACAGGATCAAGTACAGGAAGCTGGTGCGGGGGTGA
- a CDS encoding glycosyltransferase family 39 protein, whose protein sequence is MTWVLPVVVLLSALAALAWWVSRWEQATVLGHLNAIAPDGDVERYTAAFHARIQGNFRFMAGAFIVMAVLLAAMRKRIGEAMTPAASGAWGRFRADLREVRERYAKRTSFAHKRSVLLLILAGAALRAWLMPAAITYDEAFTWTYYASRPLHVILSDLSYPNNHILHTLLVKLFTTVLGVGTISLRLPAFLAGVAVMPLFYLFVRATFNRYIALMALAMVAASGPLIEYGALARGYTLTWLALMAALLLGRHFVKENNPASALLLALVLALGLWTTPVMVYQAAFVYVWIGLQLAMRYRTTLDGRLRALVLSMLLCAGLTVLAYLPGLLTYGAGHVLRPGVTPEDTREAFRQMPAEHAYALYAYIMETSWKWLAIAGSVAILAAGYFSARYRMLLAALALGAIPLVLAQGVVAPPRAWLYILFFLHLGVAIGLFYLLKWTQEKLLTSMGKRVRAAGASVVLLVLGAWPALGVLPDRIERYPEARLAAAYLREALEPGDRVYTMFPWEAPIEFHAKAMGIPRSVFHQPPEAAGIRFVAASPADRQHWKRVLAHHKVDTLVWSQAEMVKDWPRLEIFAARQAENPVPGAPETGAE, encoded by the coding sequence ATGACCTGGGTGCTGCCCGTTGTCGTCCTGTTGTCGGCCCTGGCGGCGCTCGCCTGGTGGGTCTCGCGTTGGGAGCAAGCCACCGTGCTTGGCCATCTGAACGCCATCGCGCCGGACGGTGACGTGGAGCGCTATACCGCAGCCTTCCACGCGCGTATCCAGGGGAATTTCCGCTTCATGGCCGGTGCCTTCATCGTCATGGCGGTTCTCCTTGCCGCGATGCGGAAGCGGATCGGCGAGGCCATGACACCAGCGGCATCGGGTGCTTGGGGCCGCTTCCGTGCCGACCTGCGCGAAGTGCGTGAACGCTACGCCAAGCGCACCTCCTTCGCCCACAAGCGATCCGTGCTGCTGCTGATCCTGGCCGGAGCGGCCTTGCGCGCCTGGCTGATGCCCGCGGCCATCACCTACGATGAGGCCTTCACCTGGACCTACTACGCCAGCCGTCCGCTGCATGTCATCCTCAGCGACCTGTCCTATCCGAACAACCACATCCTGCACACCCTGTTGGTGAAGCTCTTCACCACGGTGCTGGGTGTTGGCACCATTTCCCTGCGTCTGCCCGCCTTCCTGGCCGGCGTGGCGGTGATGCCGCTCTTCTACCTCTTCGTGCGCGCCACCTTCAACCGCTACATCGCGCTCATGGCCCTGGCCATGGTGGCCGCTTCCGGTCCCTTGATCGAGTATGGTGCGCTGGCCCGCGGCTACACGCTCACCTGGCTGGCCTTGATGGCGGCGCTGCTGCTGGGCCGGCACTTCGTGAAGGAGAACAACCCGGCCAGTGCGTTGCTGCTGGCCCTGGTGCTCGCGCTGGGCCTCTGGACCACCCCCGTCATGGTCTATCAGGCGGCCTTCGTCTATGTCTGGATCGGGCTGCAACTGGCCATGCGATACCGCACAACGCTGGACGGACGCCTGCGTGCCCTGGTATTGTCCATGCTGCTCTGTGCGGGGCTCACCGTGCTGGCCTATCTGCCCGGCTTGCTCACCTATGGTGCGGGCCATGTGCTGCGTCCCGGCGTCACGCCCGAGGATACGCGGGAGGCGTTCCGCCAAATGCCCGCCGAGCATGCCTACGCCCTCTACGCCTACATCATGGAAACGTCGTGGAAGTGGCTGGCGATAGCGGGGAGCGTGGCCATTCTGGCGGCCGGCTACTTCTCCGCACGCTATCGCATGCTGCTGGCCGCGCTCGCTCTGGGGGCCATCCCCCTGGTGCTGGCACAGGGCGTGGTGGCGCCGCCGCGCGCCTGGCTCTACATCCTCTTCTTCCTCCATCTGGGCGTGGCCATAGGCCTGTTCTACCTGCTGAAATGGACGCAGGAGAAACTGCTCACCTCCATGGGCAAACGGGTCCGTGCCGCAGGGGCCAGCGTGGTGCTGCTGGTGCTCGGGGCATGGCCGGCCCTGGGCGTGCTTCCGGACCGCATCGAACGCTACCCCGAAGCGCGCCTGGCCGCCGCCTACCTGCGCGAAGCCCTGGAGCCTGGCGACCGGGTCTACACCATGTTCCCTTGGGAGGCCCCGATCGAGTTCCACGCCAAGGCCATGGGCATTCCGCGTTCCGTTTTCCACCAACCACCTGAAGCGGCCGGCATCCGATTCGTGGCCGCCAGCCCTGCGGACCGGCAGCATTGGAAGCGGGTGCTGGCGCACCACAAGGTGGACACCTTGGTATGGTCACAGGCCGAAATGGTGAAGGATTGGCCGCGATTGGAGATCTTCGCGGCCCGCCAAGCGGAAAACCCGGTGCCCGGTGCGCCGGAGACCGGGGCGGAATGA
- a CDS encoding PadR family transcriptional regulator, whose protein sequence is MNVENTKAQMRKGVLEYCILGVLAQGECYPSDIIAKLKEAKLIVVEGTLYPLLTRLKDAGLLDYRWEESRSGPPRKYYRITLLGNKFLDELDESWQELAQAVKKTTKRN, encoded by the coding sequence ATGAACGTGGAGAACACCAAGGCACAGATGCGCAAGGGCGTACTGGAGTACTGCATACTCGGCGTGCTCGCCCAGGGCGAATGCTATCCCTCGGACATCATCGCCAAGCTGAAGGAGGCCAAGCTGATCGTGGTGGAGGGCACGCTCTACCCGCTGCTCACCCGCCTGAAGGACGCCGGCCTGCTGGACTACCGCTGGGAGGAATCGCGCAGCGGCCCGCCACGGAAGTACTACCGCATCACCCTGTTGGGGAACAAGTTCCTGGACGAGTTGGACGAATCCTGGCAGGAGCTCGCCCAGGCCGTGAAGAAGACCACCAAGCGAAACTAG